The following are from one region of the Klebsiella aerogenes genome:
- the drpB gene encoding cell division protein DrpB yields the protein MDTRTKRGPGGKLALWAFYAFCGYFLWAMARYWWIVGRIQSVPGAGIDGELGSTAGKWIGALLGFLVLGIVGLVLGAIAWYTRPQTQVYEQRD from the coding sequence ATGGACACTCGAACGAAACGAGGCCCCGGCGGAAAGCTGGCGCTGTGGGCTTTTTACGCTTTTTGCGGTTATTTTTTATGGGCGATGGCGCGGTACTGGTGGATAGTGGGACGCATTCAGAGCGTTCCCGGCGCGGGCATTGATGGAGAACTGGGTTCAACGGCGGGTAAGTGGATCGGCGCGCTACTGGGGTTCCTGGTACTGGGGATAGTTGGTTTAGTCCTTGGTGCGATAGCCTGGTACACTCGTCCCCAAACCCAAGTGTATGAACAGCGCGATTAA
- a CDS encoding phosphohydrolase, with translation MLLVEWQQRFENWLNTHHAQEDAAHDISHFRRVWGTAQQLVGDSGADQLVILTACYFHDIVSLPKNHPERSHSSRMAAVKTQAILHASFPDFPADRYPAVRHAIEAHSFSAAIVPESEEAKIVQDADRLEALGAIGLARVFAVSGALNNILFDAEDPFADQRELNDKKYALDHFQCKLLRLPETMQTVRGRAMAVHNARFLVQFMAKLSAELRGDPISLDEAVLRRFDPEV, from the coding sequence ATGTTACTGGTTGAATGGCAGCAACGATTTGAAAACTGGTTAAATACACATCACGCACAGGAAGATGCCGCTCATGATATTTCGCACTTCCGCCGCGTCTGGGGCACCGCGCAGCAACTGGTCGGCGATAGCGGCGCTGACCAGTTGGTCATCCTGACGGCCTGCTATTTTCACGATATTGTCAGTCTGCCGAAAAATCATCCTGAACGCAGTCACTCCTCACGGATGGCGGCGGTTAAAACACAGGCTATCCTGCACGCTTCTTTCCCTGATTTTCCTGCCGATCGTTATCCTGCCGTCAGGCATGCCATTGAAGCACATAGCTTCAGCGCAGCCATCGTACCTGAAAGCGAGGAGGCGAAAATTGTACAGGACGCCGATCGCCTGGAAGCGTTGGGTGCTATTGGCCTGGCGCGCGTCTTTGCCGTTTCCGGCGCGCTAAACAACATCCTCTTTGATGCCGAAGATCCCTTTGCTGACCAGCGTGAGCTTAATGACAAGAAATATGCTCTTGACCATTTCCAGTGCAAATTGCTGCGTCTGCCTGAAACCATGCAAACAGTGCGGGGGAGAGCGATGGCGGTGCATAATGCCCGCTTCCTGGTGCAATTTATGGCTAAGTTGAGCGCTGAACTGCGCGGCGACCCGATATCGCTGGATGAAGCCGTTTTACGTCGCTTTGATCCCGAGGTTTAA
- a CDS encoding DNA cytosine methyltransferase: MPQNLSKESSLAEPSGEHAQALLRQLMTIYDVKTLVAQLVTVGDQHWSPAILKRVATVDRAASRLTTAECTHLASLLPTPPTYHPNEAFRFIDLFAGIGGIRNGFEAIGGQCVFTSEWNKHAVRTYKANWYCDPQQHRFNADIRDVTLSHRADVSEEEAAQHIREAIPQHDVLLAGFPCQPFSLAGVSKKNAMGRAHGFACETQGTLFFDVVRIIAARRPPIFVLENVKNLKSHDKGRTFRIIMQTLDELGYEVADADHVGADDPKVIDGRHFLPQHRERIVLVGFRRDLQLHDGFTLRDIARFYPPQRPTFGELLDPTVDAKFILTPVLWKYLYRYARKHQERGNGFGYGLVDPTNPHSVARTLSARYYKDGAEILIDRGWNKPLGEKHFDDPQNQLRRPRRLTPRECARLMGFEAPGEHRFRIPVSDTQAYRQFGNSVVVPVFAAVAKLLAPRIAEAVARRDVGDSDGRRSR; encoded by the coding sequence ATGCCGCAAAATTTATCAAAGGAAAGTTCCCTGGCTGAGCCGTCAGGGGAACACGCGCAGGCGTTACTGCGTCAGCTGATGACGATTTATGATGTCAAAACGCTGGTGGCGCAGCTGGTGACCGTGGGCGATCAGCACTGGAGCCCGGCGATACTCAAACGTGTGGCGACGGTTGATCGTGCGGCGAGCCGCCTGACCACAGCCGAGTGCACGCATCTGGCAAGTCTGTTGCCGACACCGCCGACTTATCATCCGAACGAGGCGTTTCGCTTTATCGATCTCTTTGCCGGGATCGGCGGTATTCGTAACGGTTTCGAAGCCATTGGCGGGCAGTGTGTTTTCACCAGCGAGTGGAATAAACACGCCGTACGGACCTACAAGGCCAACTGGTATTGCGACCCGCAGCAGCATCGTTTTAACGCCGATATCCGTGATGTCACCCTTAGCCATCGCGCCGATGTCAGCGAGGAAGAGGCGGCACAGCATATCCGCGAGGCGATCCCGCAGCATGATGTGCTGCTGGCGGGCTTCCCCTGCCAGCCTTTTTCCCTTGCGGGCGTGTCAAAGAAAAATGCGATGGGCCGCGCCCATGGTTTTGCCTGTGAGACTCAGGGGACGCTGTTCTTTGATGTCGTCAGAATTATTGCGGCTCGTCGCCCGCCGATCTTCGTGCTGGAAAACGTCAAGAACCTGAAAAGCCATGATAAAGGAAGAACTTTCCGCATTATCATGCAGACGTTGGACGAGTTGGGTTATGAAGTGGCCGATGCCGATCATGTTGGTGCGGACGATCCTAAGGTTATCGACGGACGCCATTTTCTGCCACAGCACCGTGAGCGTATCGTGCTGGTGGGGTTCCGTCGCGATTTGCAGCTACACGATGGCTTCACGCTGCGCGACATTGCCCGGTTTTATCCGCCGCAGCGACCGACTTTTGGCGAACTGCTGGATCCTACCGTTGACGCTAAATTCATCCTGACGCCGGTGCTGTGGAAATACCTGTATCGCTATGCGCGTAAACATCAGGAGCGCGGTAACGGTTTTGGTTATGGTTTAGTTGACCCGACTAATCCGCACAGCGTTGCGCGGACATTGTCGGCGCGCTACTACAAAGACGGCGCTGAGATCCTCATCGATCGCGGGTGGAATAAACCGCTTGGCGAAAAGCATTTTGACGATCCGCAAAATCAGCTACGCCGCCCGCGGCGCTTGACACCGCGCGAATGCGCGCGCTTGATGGGCTTTGAAGCACCGGGTGAACATCGTTTCCGTATCCCGGTGTCCGATACTCAGGCCTATCGTCAGTTTGGTAATTCGGTGGTGGTACCGGTGTTCGCCGCGGTGGCGAAGCTGCTGGCGCCGCGGATTGCCGAGGCGGTGGCGCGACGTGATGTCGGGGATAGCGATGGCAGACGTTCACGATAA
- a CDS encoding very short patch repair endonuclease, with the protein MADVHDKATRSKNMRAIATRDTAIEKRLAALLTQAGFTFTVQEASLPGRPDFLLRDYRCVIFTHGCFWHHHRCYLFKMPATRTDFWLQKIGANVQRDRRDLALLLEQGWRVLVVWECALRGRQKLSDEALNERLEEWICGGGACAQIDTQGIGFIDPADNSSR; encoded by the coding sequence ATGGCAGACGTTCACGATAAGGCCACGCGCAGTAAAAACATGCGCGCGATTGCCACCCGCGATACGGCAATCGAGAAACGGCTGGCGGCACTGCTGACACAGGCCGGTTTTACCTTTACCGTCCAGGAAGCTTCGTTGCCCGGAAGACCCGATTTTCTGCTGCGTGACTACCGCTGCGTTATCTTTACTCACGGCTGCTTCTGGCATCACCACCGCTGCTATTTGTTTAAAATGCCGGCGACACGTACGGATTTCTGGCTGCAAAAAATCGGCGCTAACGTTCAGCGAGACCGCCGCGATCTCGCTCTGCTGTTGGAGCAGGGGTGGCGGGTGTTGGTGGTGTGGGAGTGCGCGCTGCGTGGGCGACAGAAGCTCAGCGATGAGGCGCTTAACGAACGGCTGGAAGAGTGGATCTGCGGTGGGGGAGCTTGCGCGCAGATCGACACTCAGGGTATTGGTTTTATTGATCCGGCTGACAACTCGTCACGGTAG
- the yedA gene encoding drug/metabolite exporter YedA: MSTRQLLPLIGALFALYIIWGSTYFAIAIGVASWPPLMMAGIRFLSAGGVLLLYLLATGHKLPARRPLLNAALIGILLLAVGNGFVTLAEHQHVPSGIAAVMVATVPLFTLCFSRFFGIATRKLEWLGIAIGLAGIVMLNSGGNLSGNPWGAVLILIGSLSWAFGSVYGSRIELPTGMMAGAIEMLAAGIVLSVASWLSGEKLTQMPSWSGIFAVAYLAVFGSLIAINAYMYLIRNVTPAVATSYAYVNPVVAVLLGTGFGGESLSLIEWLALAVIIFAVVLVTLGKYLFPARPTVTSCQPDQ, encoded by the coding sequence ATGTCCACCCGTCAGCTTTTACCGCTTATCGGGGCGCTTTTCGCGCTATATATCATCTGGGGTTCGACCTATTTTGCCATCGCTATTGGCGTCGCCAGTTGGCCGCCGCTCATGATGGCCGGGATCCGCTTCCTCTCCGCTGGCGGCGTATTGCTCCTGTATCTTTTGGCCACTGGCCATAAACTGCCCGCCCGGCGGCCTCTGCTGAATGCGGCGCTGATTGGCATCCTCCTGCTTGCCGTCGGTAATGGTTTCGTTACTCTTGCCGAGCATCAGCATGTGCCATCGGGCATCGCTGCGGTGATGGTCGCCACCGTGCCGCTATTTACGCTTTGCTTTAGCCGCTTTTTTGGCATCGCCACGCGTAAGCTGGAGTGGTTAGGTATCGCTATCGGTCTGGCCGGAATTGTGATGCTCAATAGCGGCGGCAACCTCAGCGGCAACCCATGGGGAGCAGTACTGATCCTGATAGGATCGCTGAGCTGGGCATTCGGTTCCGTGTACGGTTCACGTATTGAATTGCCGACCGGAATGATGGCCGGGGCGATTGAAATGCTGGCGGCGGGGATCGTGCTTTCCGTAGCGTCATGGCTCTCGGGTGAAAAACTCACGCAAATGCCGTCCTGGTCCGGAATTTTTGCGGTTGCCTATCTGGCCGTCTTTGGTTCACTTATCGCCATTAACGCCTATATGTATTTGATTCGCAACGTGACGCCTGCCGTGGCCACCAGCTATGCCTACGTGAACCCGGTCGTCGCCGTGTTGCTGGGTACTGGATTCGGCGGCGAAAGCTTATCGCTGATCGAATGGCTGGCGCTGGCGGTGATTATTTTTGCGGTGGTATTAGTGACGCTGGGGAAATATCTCTTCCCTGCCCGCCCTACCGTGACGAGTTGTCAGCCGGATCAATAA
- a CDS encoding DUF808 family protein has product MAGSSLLTLLDDIATLLDDISVMGKLAAKKTAGVLGDDLSLNAQQVSGVRANRELPVVWGVAKGSFLNKVILVPLALLISAFIPWAITPLLMLGGAFLCFEGFEKVLHNLHARKNKEDPQLRQQRLEALAAQDPMAFERDKVKGAIRTDFILSAEIVAITLGIVAEAPLLNQILILSGIAILVTVGVYGLVGVIVKLDDMGYWLAEKKSALAQWLGKGLLAIAPRLMKVLTFVGTLAMFLVGGGIVVHGVAPLHHFIENLGHELSGMLASMLPLVANLVLGFIIGALVFGGVKAVTAIRDKAK; this is encoded by the coding sequence TTGGCGGGAAGTAGTCTTTTAACCTTATTGGACGATATTGCCACCCTGTTGGACGATATCTCTGTCATGGGAAAACTGGCGGCCAAGAAAACGGCAGGCGTGTTGGGCGACGACCTTTCTCTTAATGCGCAGCAGGTCAGCGGCGTGCGCGCCAACCGCGAACTCCCGGTGGTATGGGGCGTGGCAAAAGGCTCGTTTCTGAATAAAGTGATCCTGGTGCCGCTGGCATTATTAATCAGCGCATTTATTCCCTGGGCTATTACGCCATTGTTGATGTTGGGTGGGGCGTTTCTCTGCTTCGAAGGTTTTGAAAAAGTGCTGCATAACCTGCATGCGCGTAAAAATAAAGAAGATCCGCAGTTGCGCCAGCAACGGCTGGAGGCGCTGGCGGCGCAGGATCCCATGGCCTTCGAGCGCGATAAAGTGAAAGGGGCGATTCGTACCGACTTTATCTTATCTGCCGAAATCGTCGCGATTACGCTGGGCATTGTGGCTGAGGCGCCTCTGCTCAATCAGATCCTGATTTTATCCGGTATTGCCATCCTCGTGACCGTTGGGGTTTATGGCCTGGTGGGCGTCATCGTTAAGCTTGATGATATGGGCTACTGGTTAGCGGAGAAAAAAAGCGCGCTGGCGCAGTGGCTGGGGAAAGGATTGCTGGCTATTGCGCCGCGATTGATGAAAGTGCTGACGTTCGTTGGTACCCTGGCGATGTTTCTGGTAGGGGGCGGTATCGTGGTTCACGGCGTAGCGCCGTTGCATCATTTTATCGAAAACCTCGGCCACGAACTCAGTGGGATGCTGGCATCTATGTTGCCGCTGGTCGCCAATCTGGTGCTAGGCTTTATCATTGGCGCCCTCGTTTTTGGCGGTGTCAAAGCCGTCACCGCGATACGCGACAAGGCGAAATAA
- a CDS encoding DUF2158 domain-containing protein, with protein MVLLVSDEVRRKSGGPQMVVTGIAGGMVECRWYDGRVVQREAFREDELVRGEGQRLEHT; from the coding sequence ATGGTCTTGTTGGTCAGCGATGAAGTCAGAAGGAAAAGCGGCGGGCCGCAAATGGTGGTTACCGGTATTGCCGGCGGTATGGTTGAATGCCGTTGGTACGACGGTCGCGTTGTGCAGCGTGAAGCGTTCCGTGAAGACGAACTGGTGCGCGGCGAAGGACAACGTCTGGAGCATACTTAG
- the dgcQ gene encoding cellulose biosynthesis regulator diguanylate cyclase DgcQ — protein sequence MDKPLWLKKFRRFSTPGWVVNVCFIVVLFFSTLLIWREIRVLEEAYVANQRNNLENVAHEMDGLLQFNLNRLLFFRNSMQSALAMPLDFAILRRAEQEYLSKRHDPIWSVELNNRRTLTVYGVSDAFVDSDALLSRDNPQTSNELMATLEVGYLLRLTNNSRVFSERMMYVSRSGFYTSTDSPRSPSQVLEQFSRDTSAPWFTQQTQRNNPGRGIIWQTFQHDDGHTQPQVVTASIPLDYERYWLGVLAMDFSVRDLQAFLASAVKEGQSGEYQLYDKQLNLLASSAPDDVLTLLSPREQENLRYALAHDNHGGIRQLTRYISWEKMRNFDGVLLRIHTLQEGVRGDFGTISIALTLMWLMFTLMLMISWLVIRRMVSNMSVLQTSLEWQAWHDALTRLLNRGALFERAIEAARICERQKQPIAVIQMDLDYFKGINDKYGHQAGDRVLMLVGSTIMSLVRESDIAGRVGGEEFCIVLPNTSLSQARTVAERIRLRINSREILLYNSVSLRISASLGVSSSDTSDEINFENLQLIADHRLYLAKQNGRNRVYSEG from the coding sequence ATGGATAAGCCGCTGTGGCTAAAAAAATTCCGCCGCTTCTCCACTCCGGGGTGGGTGGTCAATGTCTGTTTTATCGTGGTGTTGTTCTTTTCAACGCTGCTCATCTGGCGAGAAATCCGGGTACTGGAAGAGGCCTACGTCGCCAACCAACGCAATAACCTTGAGAATGTGGCCCATGAAATGGACGGGCTACTGCAATTCAATCTCAACCGGCTGCTTTTTTTCCGCAATAGCATGCAGTCGGCGCTGGCAATGCCGCTGGATTTCGCCATTCTGCGTCGAGCTGAGCAGGAGTATCTCAGTAAACGCCACGATCCTATTTGGTCAGTTGAACTGAATAACCGGCGTACCCTGACGGTTTATGGCGTATCTGACGCTTTTGTCGATAGCGACGCACTGCTGTCACGTGATAATCCGCAGACCAGCAATGAGCTGATGGCAACGCTTGAGGTGGGTTATTTGTTACGTCTAACCAACAATAGCAGGGTTTTCAGTGAACGTATGATGTACGTTTCACGCAGCGGTTTTTATACCTCCACCGATTCGCCACGGAGTCCCAGCCAGGTGTTGGAGCAATTTTCTCGGGATACCAGCGCGCCGTGGTTTACTCAGCAAACTCAACGTAATAATCCAGGGCGGGGCATTATCTGGCAAACGTTTCAACACGATGACGGACATACGCAACCGCAGGTGGTGACCGCTTCGATTCCTCTTGATTACGAACGCTACTGGTTGGGCGTGCTGGCGATGGATTTCTCAGTACGCGACCTGCAGGCATTTCTGGCCAGCGCGGTGAAAGAGGGGCAGTCGGGTGAGTATCAGCTGTATGACAAGCAGCTTAACCTGCTGGCCTCCTCGGCGCCGGATGATGTGCTAACCCTGCTTTCGCCGCGGGAACAGGAAAATCTGCGCTATGCGTTGGCGCATGATAACCATGGCGGTATCCGTCAGCTCACCCGCTATATCAGCTGGGAGAAGATGCGCAATTTTGATGGCGTATTGCTGCGCATTCATACCCTACAGGAAGGCGTTCGCGGCGATTTCGGCACGATTTCTATTGCTCTGACCCTGATGTGGCTGATGTTTACCCTGATGTTGATGATCTCGTGGCTGGTTATTCGTCGTATGGTCAGCAACATGAGCGTGCTTCAGACCTCGTTAGAGTGGCAGGCCTGGCATGATGCATTGACGCGGCTGCTCAATCGCGGCGCTCTGTTTGAACGGGCGATTGAAGCGGCCCGAATCTGTGAACGACAGAAGCAGCCTATTGCGGTAATCCAGATGGATCTGGACTACTTTAAAGGGATTAATGATAAATATGGTCACCAGGCAGGCGATCGGGTGCTTATGCTGGTGGGGAGCACCATCATGAGTCTGGTCCGTGAAAGTGATATTGCCGGGCGCGTCGGTGGCGAAGAGTTCTGTATTGTGTTGCCGAACACCTCGCTCTCGCAGGCGAGGACGGTTGCCGAACGTATCCGTCTGCGTATTAATAGCCGTGAGATATTGCTCTATAACAGCGTTAGCCTACGAATCAGCGCCTCGCTAGGCGTCAGCAGTAGCGATACATCAGATGAAATTAATTTTGAGAACCTACAATTGATCGCCGATCACCGTTTGTATCTGGCGAAACAGAATGGGCGTAACCGGGTTTATTCCGAAGGATGA
- the yodD gene encoding YodD family peroxide/acid resistance protein, translating into MKSAKDNGLTSTGGVGVNVDALLAAINEISESEVHRTEDDPHHVSINGRDYHTWRELAEAFELDIHDFSVTEANR; encoded by the coding sequence ATGAAATCCGCCAAAGACAACGGTTTGACGAGTACAGGCGGGGTTGGCGTTAATGTCGACGCCCTGCTGGCGGCTATCAATGAGATCAGCGAAAGCGAAGTGCATCGTACCGAAGACGACCCCCACCATGTCAGTATTAATGGCCGCGATTACCACACCTGGCGCGAGCTGGCGGAAGCCTTTGAGCTTGATATTCATGACTTTAGCGTCACCGAAGCCAACCGCTAA
- the dsrB gene encoding protein DsrB, with the protein MQVNDHVTVKTDGGPRRSGVVLAIESFSEGTMYLVALEDYPLGIWFFNEVGHPDGIFVEKAE; encoded by the coding sequence ATGCAGGTGAACGATCATGTCACAGTGAAGACCGACGGTGGTCCACGTCGATCGGGGGTTGTACTGGCAATTGAGTCGTTTAGTGAAGGAACCATGTATCTGGTCGCGCTGGAAGATTACCCGCTAGGGATCTGGTTTTTCAATGAAGTCGGGCACCCGGACGGCATTTTTGTCGAGAAAGCTGAGTAA
- the rcsA gene encoding transcriptional regulator RcsA has product MSTIIMDLCSYTRLGLTGYLASRGLKKRDIIEVRTAQSLKERCEASRPTVVFLNEDCFIHDEESNQLIRDIITRYPDTLFVIFMSLANIHFDHYLLVRKNLLISSKSLTPKDLDNILGNYLQSDNPSHLNQLRSRIPTLSLSQAESNMLQMWMAGHATAHISTQMNIKAKTVSSHKGNIKKKIQTHNKQVIYHIVRLAENITSGIYVNMR; this is encoded by the coding sequence ATGTCAACGATTATCATGGATTTGTGCAGTTATACCCGGTTAGGTTTAACCGGATATCTGGCAAGCCGGGGACTGAAAAAGCGCGATATCATTGAAGTGCGCACCGCACAAAGTCTGAAAGAGCGCTGTGAAGCATCACGCCCGACGGTGGTGTTTCTCAACGAAGACTGCTTCATCCATGATGAAGAGAGTAACCAACTTATCCGCGATATTATTACTCGTTATCCTGATACGTTATTTGTCATTTTTATGTCACTGGCCAACATTCATTTTGACCATTATTTGTTGGTGCGCAAAAATCTGCTGATCAGCTCTAAATCGCTGACACCGAAAGACCTTGATAACATCCTGGGTAATTATCTGCAATCCGATAACCCGAGTCATTTAAACCAGTTACGGAGCCGTATTCCTACATTATCGCTCAGCCAGGCCGAGTCGAATATGCTGCAAATGTGGATGGCCGGGCACGCAACGGCACACATTTCGACCCAAATGAACATCAAGGCCAAAACCGTCTCATCGCATAAGGGTAATATTAAGAAAAAGATCCAGACGCATAATAAGCAGGTGATTTATCACATCGTTCGTCTGGCGGAAAACATTACTTCCGGTATTTACGTCAACATGCGCTGA
- the yedD gene encoding lipoprotein YedD — MMKKIVMAGALLALAGCVQVDNYQDVVKAPAPAGLEGFWQSKGPQSAMVSPEAIATFIVTKDGDTLDCRQWQRVIAEPGKLMNRGDQVYNVTNSLDIYPIERNGNTLEYDRMTLTRVDRLTPECEQAWKKNQLASKTAQ; from the coding sequence ATGATGAAAAAGATTGTGATGGCCGGCGCGCTGCTGGCCCTGGCCGGATGCGTACAGGTTGATAATTACCAGGATGTGGTCAAAGCTCCGGCGCCAGCGGGGTTGGAGGGGTTCTGGCAATCGAAAGGTCCGCAGAGCGCGATGGTCAGCCCGGAGGCGATTGCAACGTTTATCGTCACCAAAGACGGCGATACTCTCGATTGTCGCCAGTGGCAGCGGGTGATTGCTGAACCTGGCAAATTAATGAACCGCGGCGATCAGGTCTACAACGTGACCAACAGCCTCGATATTTATCCTATTGAACGCAATGGGAACACGCTGGAGTACGATCGTATGACCTTAACCCGCGTTGATCGTCTAACGCCGGAGTGCGAACAGGCGTGGAAAAAGAACCAATTAGCGAGCAAAACCGCGCAGTAA
- the amyA gene encoding alpha-amylase: protein MKNPTLLQCFHWYYPEGGELWREVEALAPNLNEIGINMIWLPPAYKGASGGYSVGYDSYDLFDLGEFDQKGSVATKYGDKAQLLAAIHALKEHQIAVLLDVVVNHKMGADEKERIRVQRVDEQDRTQIAEEIIECEAWTRYTFPARGGQYSQFIWDYKCFSGVDHIENPNEDGVFKIVNDYTGEGWNDQVDDEMGNFDYLMGENIDFRNHAVTEELKYWARWVIEQTGCDGFRLDAVKHIPAWFYKEWIDHVQTSTDKPLFIVAEYWSHEVEKLQQYIDLVDGNTMLFDAPLQMKFHEASRQGRDYDMSQIFAGTLVEADPFHAVTLVTNHDTQPLQALEAPVEPWFKPLAYALILLRENGVPSVFYADLFGASYEDAGDDGQDYAIEMPVIEQLHELIDARQRFAHGVQTLWFDHPNCIAFSRSGTDEHPGCVVVLSNGDDGEKTLPLGENYANKRWKDFLNNRQEVIETDSEGNAVFTCNGGSVSIWVIAETL, encoded by the coding sequence ATGAAAAACCCCACGTTGTTACAGTGTTTTCACTGGTATTACCCGGAAGGCGGCGAGCTATGGCGGGAAGTAGAAGCCCTTGCGCCGAATCTCAATGAAATAGGCATTAATATGATTTGGCTGCCGCCCGCCTATAAAGGCGCCTCCGGCGGTTATTCGGTTGGCTATGACAGTTACGATCTGTTCGATCTCGGTGAATTCGATCAGAAGGGGTCGGTTGCCACGAAATATGGCGATAAAGCCCAGTTGCTGGCGGCGATTCACGCGCTGAAAGAACACCAAATCGCCGTACTACTCGATGTCGTCGTCAACCATAAAATGGGTGCCGATGAGAAAGAACGCATTCGCGTACAGCGCGTTGATGAACAAGACCGCACGCAGATTGCAGAGGAAATCATCGAATGTGAAGCCTGGACCCGTTATACCTTCCCGGCGCGCGGCGGGCAGTATTCACAATTCATCTGGGACTATAAATGTTTTAGCGGCGTCGATCATATCGAAAACCCCAACGAAGACGGCGTGTTTAAAATCGTCAATGACTATACCGGCGAGGGCTGGAACGACCAGGTTGACGATGAGATGGGGAATTTCGATTATCTGATGGGCGAAAATATCGATTTCCGCAATCACGCCGTCACTGAAGAGCTTAAATATTGGGCGCGCTGGGTGATTGAGCAGACCGGGTGCGACGGCTTCCGTCTTGATGCAGTCAAACATATTCCGGCATGGTTCTATAAAGAATGGATTGACCATGTGCAGACATCCACCGACAAACCGCTGTTTATCGTCGCCGAATACTGGTCGCATGAAGTGGAAAAACTGCAACAATATATCGACCTCGTTGACGGTAATACCATGCTGTTTGACGCCCCGCTGCAGATGAAATTTCACGAAGCCTCACGCCAGGGACGCGACTACGACATGAGCCAGATTTTTGCCGGCACGCTGGTCGAAGCCGACCCTTTCCACGCCGTGACGCTGGTGACGAATCATGATACCCAGCCGCTGCAAGCGCTGGAAGCACCCGTTGAGCCGTGGTTTAAACCATTGGCCTATGCGTTAATTCTGCTGCGCGAAAATGGTGTTCCCTCGGTATTTTACGCCGATCTGTTCGGCGCCAGCTACGAAGACGCCGGGGATGATGGCCAGGATTATGCCATCGAGATGCCGGTAATTGAGCAGCTTCACGAACTGATTGATGCTCGCCAACGCTTCGCCCATGGGGTGCAAACGTTGTGGTTCGATCATCCTAACTGTATTGCTTTTAGCCGCAGCGGCACAGACGAACATCCGGGGTGCGTGGTGGTGTTATCCAACGGCGATGATGGCGAAAAAACACTGCCGCTTGGCGAGAACTATGCCAATAAGCGCTGGAAAGATTTTCTTAACAATCGGCAAGAGGTCATTGAGACTGATAGCGAAGGTAACGCCGTGTTCACCTGTAACGGCGGCAGCGTCAGCATCTGGGTGATCGCGGAAACGCTTTAA
- the tcyJ gene encoding cystine ABC transporter substrate-binding protein has product MKLALLGRQALMGAMAVALMAGVSVKTFAAENLLNQVKERGTLRVGLEGTYPPFSYQGDDGKLTGFEVDFANELAKHIGVKADLKPTKWDGMLASLDSKRIDVVINQVTISDQRKKKYDFSTPYTISGVQALVKKGNEGIIKTAADLKGKKVGVGLGTNYEEWLRQNVQGVDIRTYDDDPTKYQDLRVGRIDAILVDRLAALDLVKKTNNTLAVTGEAFSRQESGVALRKGNEDLLKAVDDAIADMQKDGSLKALSEKWFGADVTK; this is encoded by the coding sequence ATGAAATTAGCACTTCTGGGTCGCCAGGCGCTGATGGGCGCAATGGCCGTGGCATTGATGGCGGGTGTGAGCGTGAAAACTTTCGCCGCAGAAAATTTGCTGAATCAGGTCAAAGAGCGCGGTACATTGCGCGTCGGCCTGGAAGGGACATACCCTCCGTTCAGCTATCAGGGCGATGATGGCAAACTGACCGGTTTTGAAGTCGATTTTGCCAATGAACTGGCGAAGCACATCGGGGTGAAAGCGGATCTCAAACCGACCAAATGGGACGGTATGCTGGCTTCTCTTGATTCCAAACGCATTGATGTGGTGATTAACCAGGTCACGATTTCCGATCAGCGTAAGAAAAAATATGACTTCTCAACCCCCTATACTATTTCCGGTGTTCAGGCATTGGTGAAAAAGGGTAACGAAGGCATTATCAAAACCGCAGCGGATCTGAAAGGGAAAAAGGTCGGCGTAGGTCTGGGCACCAACTATGAAGAGTGGCTACGCCAGAACGTCCAGGGCGTAGATATTCGCACCTACGATGATGACCCGACAAAATACCAGGATCTGCGCGTTGGCCGTATTGACGCCATTTTGGTAGACCGTCTGGCGGCGTTGGATCTGGTGAAGAAAACCAACAACACGTTGGCTGTAACCGGCGAAGCATTCTCACGCCAGGAATCCGGCGTGGCGCTGCGTAAAGGTAATGAGGATCTGCTGAAAGCAGTGGACGATGCTATTGCCGATATGCAGAAAGATGGCAGCCTGAAGGCGCTTTCAGAAAAATGGTTTGGTGCCGACGTCACTAAGTAA